From the Solanum lycopersicum chromosome 10, SLM_r2.1 genome, one window contains:
- the LOC101265980 gene encoding nuclear transcription factor Y subunit A-2-like isoform X3 gives MEQPMSFDSQSYNMDYQGHFDLGLFGQPLGRIMLPLNFTSHDETPIFVNAKQYHGILRRRKFRAKEIEKNLLKPRKPFLHLSRHLHAKRRPRGGGGRFLNTRKTDGSINNDANGTTMTSNKKCHHTRSQNSEVLQCGVFNFNSTKDTTNTISSIDAFLDITNTGHDILMASKWGSVAAVDNCCCNNLRI, from the exons ATGGAGCAGCCTATGTCTTTTG ACTCTCAATCATATAATATGGACTATCAAGGCCACTTTGATCTAGGTTTATTTGGTCAACCTCTG GGCCGGATTATGCTACCATTGAACTTCACCTCTCATGATGAAACCCCAATATTCGTCAATGCCAAGCAATATCATGGGATACTTAGGCGTAGAAAATTCCGCGCAAAGGAAATAGAGAAGAACTTACTTAAACCGCGCAAG CCATTCTTGCACCTCTCGCGCCATCTCCATGCCAAGCGTAGACCTAGAGGAGGTGGAGGGCGCTTCTTGAACACGAGGAAGACGGATGGAAGTATCAACAATGATGCAAACGGTACAACCATGACTAGCAACAAGAAATGTCATCACACTAGATCACAAAATTCTGAAGTTTTGCAGTGTGGTGTATTCAATTTTAACTCAACAAAGGATACAACTAACACTATTTCCTCTATTGATGCGTTTCTTGATATAACGAATACTGGCCATGACATTCTCATGGCCAGTAAGTGGGGTTCTGTAGCAGCAGTTGATAACTGCTGCTGCAACAACCTCAGAATTTGA
- the LOC101265980 gene encoding nuclear transcription factor Y subunit A-2-like isoform X1 has translation MFNIHLKISLNVNLQVAVLLFWCIDFGIYFRVILSMEQPMSFDSQSYNMDYQGHFDLGLFGQPLGRIMLPLNFTSHDETPIFVNAKQYHGILRRRKFRAKEIEKNLLKPRKPFLHLSRHLHAKRRPRGGGGRFLNTRKTDGSINNDANGTTMTSNKKCHHTRSQNSEVLQCGVFNFNSTKDTTNTISSIDAFLDITNTGHDILMASKWGSVAAVDNCCCNNLRI, from the exons atgtttaatattcatcttaaaatttcattaaatgtgAATTTGCAGGTTGCAGTACTTCTATTTTGGTGTATCGATTTTG GAATTTATTTTAGAGTAATATTATCTATGGAGCAGCCTATGTCTTTTG ACTCTCAATCATATAATATGGACTATCAAGGCCACTTTGATCTAGGTTTATTTGGTCAACCTCTG GGCCGGATTATGCTACCATTGAACTTCACCTCTCATGATGAAACCCCAATATTCGTCAATGCCAAGCAATATCATGGGATACTTAGGCGTAGAAAATTCCGCGCAAAGGAAATAGAGAAGAACTTACTTAAACCGCGCAAG CCATTCTTGCACCTCTCGCGCCATCTCCATGCCAAGCGTAGACCTAGAGGAGGTGGAGGGCGCTTCTTGAACACGAGGAAGACGGATGGAAGTATCAACAATGATGCAAACGGTACAACCATGACTAGCAACAAGAAATGTCATCACACTAGATCACAAAATTCTGAAGTTTTGCAGTGTGGTGTATTCAATTTTAACTCAACAAAGGATACAACTAACACTATTTCCTCTATTGATGCGTTTCTTGATATAACGAATACTGGCCATGACATTCTCATGGCCAGTAAGTGGGGTTCTGTAGCAGCAGTTGATAACTGCTGCTGCAACAACCTCAGAATTTGA
- the LOC101265980 gene encoding nuclear transcription factor Y subunit A-2-like isoform X2 gives MIGIYFRVILSMEQPMSFDSQSYNMDYQGHFDLGLFGQPLGRIMLPLNFTSHDETPIFVNAKQYHGILRRRKFRAKEIEKNLLKPRKPFLHLSRHLHAKRRPRGGGGRFLNTRKTDGSINNDANGTTMTSNKKCHHTRSQNSEVLQCGVFNFNSTKDTTNTISSIDAFLDITNTGHDILMASKWGSVAAVDNCCCNNLRI, from the exons ATGATAG GAATTTATTTTAGAGTAATATTATCTATGGAGCAGCCTATGTCTTTTG ACTCTCAATCATATAATATGGACTATCAAGGCCACTTTGATCTAGGTTTATTTGGTCAACCTCTG GGCCGGATTATGCTACCATTGAACTTCACCTCTCATGATGAAACCCCAATATTCGTCAATGCCAAGCAATATCATGGGATACTTAGGCGTAGAAAATTCCGCGCAAAGGAAATAGAGAAGAACTTACTTAAACCGCGCAAG CCATTCTTGCACCTCTCGCGCCATCTCCATGCCAAGCGTAGACCTAGAGGAGGTGGAGGGCGCTTCTTGAACACGAGGAAGACGGATGGAAGTATCAACAATGATGCAAACGGTACAACCATGACTAGCAACAAGAAATGTCATCACACTAGATCACAAAATTCTGAAGTTTTGCAGTGTGGTGTATTCAATTTTAACTCAACAAAGGATACAACTAACACTATTTCCTCTATTGATGCGTTTCTTGATATAACGAATACTGGCCATGACATTCTCATGGCCAGTAAGTGGGGTTCTGTAGCAGCAGTTGATAACTGCTGCTGCAACAACCTCAGAATTTGA
- the LOC101246776 gene encoding uncharacterized protein, which produces MLITCYLCVVEYNKLIIVVKAQIVRCLFHSFESSQNQSSLTMAMQRLPLLLVFLLISSLSLLAQSRSDTNHVYSPCADAKVQRSDGFSFGIAFSSRTSFFVNSSVQLSPCDKRLSLSSSNSQLAVFRPKVDEISLLTINTSNFFPDSYGGYMVAFAGRKYAARSLPAFVANSTFTVTSFTLVHEFKKGRLENLYWKRDGCSSCSGNSNFVCLNGQDCAIRTNNCKNRGGNVDCSLGIQLTFSGTDKHASVFNSWFEVKNLRQYSLYGLYSNLRGSLTDQYNKFF; this is translated from the exons ATGTTGATAACATGTTATTTGTGTGTGGtagaatataataaattaataatcgtTGTGAAGGCCCAAATTGTCCGCTGTCTTTTCCACTCTTTTGAGTCTTCACAGAACCAGAGTTCTCTAACAATGGCGATGCAAAGGCTACCATTACTACTAGTCTTTCTACTAATCTCATCTCTGTCCCTTTTAGCACAATCGCGCAGCGACACGAACCATGTATACTCACCTTGTGCCGATGCAAAAGTGCAGAGATCGGATGGGTTTAGCTTTGGAATAGCATTTTCTTCAAGAACATCATTTTTCGTCAACAGCTCAGTTCAATTGTCTCCTTGTGATAAGAGGCTGTCTCTTTCGTCTTCAAATTCACAACTTGCTGTGTTCAGACCTAAAGTGGATGAGATCTCTCTGCTTACCATTAACACTTCCAATTTCTTCCCT GATTCTTATGGAGGTTACATGGTTGCATTTGCTGGTCGGAAATATGCTGCTAGGTCTTTGCCTGCTTTTGTTGCTAATAGTACATTCACTGTAACAAGTTTTACTCTG GTACATGAATTCAAAAAGGGTAGGCTGGAAAACCTGTACTGGAAGAGAGATGGATGCTCGTCTTGCTCAGGCAACTCAAACTTTGTGTGCCTCAACGGTCAGGACTGTGCTATCAGGACTAATAACTGCAAGAATCGAGGTGGTAATGTTGATTGTAGCCTCGGGATACAACTTACATTTTCTGGCACTGATAAGCATGCATCTGTTTTCAATTCATGGTTTGAAGTGAAGAATCTTCGACAGTACTCTCTTTATGGCCTTTATTCCAATCTCCGCGGTTCTCTCACTGATCAATACAACAAATTCTTCTGA
- the LOC101245900 gene encoding RING-H2 finger protein ATL70-like, with translation MNNTTTTTLSDPNSGTDGFLGSGHIGGFGYGIGVSVGILLLITTITLTSYFCTRNQTIELPPPRRRHRINRSTLQHDGQDDNNNNNNNCIVDIIGIDETTLLSYPKLLYSEAKVNHKDTTASCCSICLADYKNKDMLRLLPDCEHLFHLKCVDPWLMLNPSCPVCRTSPLPTPQSTPLAEVVPLATRPLG, from the coding sequence ATGAataacaccaccaccaccaccctctCCGATCCAAATTCCGGCACCGACGGATTCCTCGGATCGGGTCATATCGGAGGGTTTGGGTATGGGATCGGTGTCTCAGTAGGTATACTTCTTTTAATTACAACGATAACCCTCACATCATATTTTTGTACTCGAAATCAAACGATAGAGTTACCACCACCAAGGAGAAGACATAGAATTAATCGAAGTACGTTACAACACGATGGTCAAGAcgataacaacaataacaacaacaattgtATAGTCGATATTATTGGAATCGATGAGACAACTCTTTTAAGTTATCCTAAGTTGTTGTACTCTGAAGCTAAGGTAAATCATAAAGACACAACAGCTAGTTGTTGTTCAATATGTTTAGCTGATTACAAGAATAAAGATATGTTGAGATTATTACCAGATTGTGAACATTTGTTTCATTTGAAATGTGTGGATCCTTGGCTTATGTTGAATCCAAGTTGTCCTGTTTGTAGAACATCTCCTTTGCCAACACCACAATCAACACCTTTGGCTGAGGTTGTTCCTTTGGCTACTAGACCTTTGGGATGA
- the LOC101247381 gene encoding syntaxin-121 produces MNDLFSGSFSRFRNEEQSPNQESAGIQMRQQTGGVNLDKFFEDVETIKDELKELEKIHTQLHNSHEQSKTLHNAKNVKDLRKKMDNDVSLALKKAKFIKVRLEALDRSNAANRSVPGCGPGSSSDRTRTSVVNGLRKKLQESMNQFNELRQRMASEYRETVQRRYYTVTGENPDEGTLDTLISTGQSETFLQKAIQEQGRGQVMDTVMEIQERHEAVKELERNLKELHQVFMDMAVLVESQGAQLDDIESQVNRANSFVRGGAQQLEVARKHQKSSRKWTCIAIIILLIIVLVVVLSIQPWKK; encoded by the exons ATGAATGATCTATTCTCAGGATCATTTTCTCGTTTCAGAAATGAAGAACAATCCCCAAATCAAGAATCAGCTGGAATACAAATGAGACAACAAACAGGAGGTGTAAATCTTGACAAATTCTTCGAAGATGTAGAAACCATTAAAGACGAGCTTAAAGAACTCGAAAAGATTCATACCCAACTCCACAATTCACATGAACAGAGCAAGACTCTGCATAATGCTAAAAATGTCAAAGATCTCAGAAAAAAGATGGATAATGATGTTTCGTTAGCTTTGAAAAAGGCGAAGTTCATCAAAGTTCGTTTAGAAGCATTAGATCGATCGAATGCTGCTAATCGAAGTGTACCTGGTTGTGGACCTGGAAGTTCATCTGATAGAACAAGAACCTCTGTTGTTAATGGATTGAGGAAAAAACTTCAGGAATCTATGAATCAGTTCAATGAATTAAGGCAAAGAATGGCATCTGAGTATAGAGAAACTGTTCAAAGAAG GTACTACACGGTGACAGGAGAAAATCCAGATGAAGGTACACTAGATACTCTAATATCGACTGGCCAAAGTGAGACATTTTTGCAGAAAGCAATACAGGAGCAAGGAAGAGGACAAGTAATGGACACAGTTATGGAGATTCAAGAGAGGCATGAAGCTGTGAAGGAATTAGAGAGAAATCTGAAAGAATTGCATCAAGTTTTCATGGACATGGCTGTTTTAGTTGAAAGTCAAGGAGCACAGCTAGATGACATTGAAAGTCAAGTTAATAGAGCCAATTCATTTGTCAGAGGTGGTGCTCAGCAGCTTGAGGTAGCAAGAAAACACCAGAAAAGTTCAAGAAAATGGACTTGTATTGCCATTATTATTTTGCTCATTATTGTCTTGGTGGTGGTTCTTTCTATTCAACCATGGAAGAAATGA
- the LOC101246195 gene encoding uncharacterized protein, with protein sequence MAVKLFVVALFSALCILFPMASANSTDFQYCNKKTDYVVKVRGLDITPYPVKGGKETTFSIAATTDENISGGKLVIDVKYLFLHVHKESHDICEETSCPVSGDFVISHSQALPGITPPGSYTLTMRMLDGSNRELSCITFGFSISLITESKAVAADM encoded by the exons ATGGCGGTGAAACTCTTCGTTGTTGCTCTCTTCTCAGCATTGTGTATTCTCTTCCCTATGGCTTCAGCCAATTCCACTGACTTCCAATATTGCA ATAAGAAGACGGATTATGTTGTTAAGGTCCGTGGATTGGATATCACACCTTACCCTGTCAAAGGAGGTAAAGAGACAACTTTCAGTATAGCTGCGACTACAG ATGAGAATATCAGTGGCGGAAAGTTAGTTATTGACGTCAAGTACCTATTCCTTCACGTTCACAAGGAGTCTCATGACATTTGTGAAGAGACATCTTGCCCTGTGTCGGGTGATTTTGTGATTTCTCACTCTCAAGCCTTGCCCGGAATCACTCCTCCG GGTTCGTATACTCTTACGATGAGAATGTTAGACGGAAGCAATCGCGAACTGTCTTGCATAACCTTTGGCTTCAGTATCAGTTTAATCACGGAATCAAAAGCAGTAGCAGCAGATATGTAG
- the RPA32B gene encoding replication protein A 32 kDa subunit B — protein MYGGNNQFDGNAAFSGGGFMPSQATQTAGDHSFSPAKNRDSQTLIPLTVKQISEAFQSSDDKTNFLVDGVDVNNVKLVGILCNKVERVTDVSFGVDDGTGRLDCFRWVNEAVDTKEMEAVTNGMYVRVHGHLKGFHGKKQLMAYSVRPVDDYNEIAYHFAQVIYVHSYNSSLRKQHDSSSMPSQVPSSSFNTPLKGYQASASNQFPGYSMDGIRGVDKMVLDYLQQPSCLALEKGVHRNQLVQQLQLPSEKISEALESLESEGLIYTTIDEFHYKSTGNG, from the exons ATGTACGGCGGGAACAACCAATTCGACGGCAACGCGGCGTTTTCCGGCGGAGGTTTCATGCCGTCGCAGGCTACTCAAACCGCCGGTGATCATTCTTTCTCTCCGGCCAAG AATCGTGATTCACAGACTTTGATTCCATTAACCGTCAAGCAAATTAGTGAAGCCTTTCAATCAAGTGATGATAAGACAAATTTTCTCGTTGACGGAGTTGATGTGAATAAT GTAAAACTGGTGGGTATTTTATGCAACAAAGTGGAAAGGGTTACAGATGTATCATTTGGGGTGGATGATGGAACAGGGCGCCTCGACTGTTTTCGATG GGTAAATGAAGCTGTTGATACCAAGGAAATGGAAGCAGTCAC AAATGGTATGTATGTTCGAGTCCATGGACACTTGAAAGGCTTTCACGGTAAAAAGCAGTTGATGGCTTACTCAGTCAG GCCCGTGGATGACTACAATGAGATTGCATACCACTTTGCTCAAGTCATTTATGTTCATAGCTACAACAGTAGTCTACGG AAGCAACATGATAGTTCCTCTATGCCATCTCAAGTGCCTAGCTCATCTTTCAACACTCCTCTAAAGGGATACCAAGCTTCAGCGTCAAATCAA TTTCCCGGATACAGCATGGATGGGATCAGAGGTGTAGATAAGATGGTCTTGGACTACTTGCAACAACCGTCATGCCT TGCACTTGAAAAAGGGGTTCATCGCAATCAGCTAGTCCAACAGCTACAACTCCCTTCAGAGAAGATCTC AGAAGCTCTTGAGTCTCTCGAATCAGAAGGTCTAATTTACACCACAATAGACGAGTTTCACTACAAGTCTACTGGAAACGGTTGA
- the LOC101246488 gene encoding uncharacterized protein yields the protein MAVKLIVILVLSMCILLPFSSAKSTDFHYCNKKADYAVKVNGVDITPYPVKGGKEATFSIAAITDDNISGGKLIIDVKYLFLHVHHETRDICKETSCPISGDFVLSHSQALPGFAPPGSYTLTMKMVDGNNQELSCITFGFSMSLIADSKAVADA from the exons ATGGCGGTGAAATTGATCGTTATTCTCGTGTTGTCAATGTGTATTCTCCTTCCATTTTCATCAGCCAAATCTACCGACTTCCATTATTGCA ATAAGAAGGCCGATTATGCTGTTAAGGTGAATGGAGTAGATATAACACCTTATCCTGTTAAAGGAGGTAAAGAGGCTACTTTCAGTATTGCTGCAATTACAG ATGATAATATCAGTGGCGGGAAGTTGATTATTGACGTCAAGTATCTATTCCTTCACGTACATCATGAGACTCGTGACATTTGTAAAGAGACATCTTGCCCCATTTCTGGTGATTTTGTGCTTTCACACTCTCAAGCGTTACCTGGATTCGCTCCTCCA GGCTCGTATACTCTTACGATGAAAATGGTGGATGGAAACAATCAGGAATTGTCATGCATAACCTTTGGCTTCAGTATGAGTTTAATTGCAGACTCCAAAGCAGTAGCAGATGCTTAA